A stretch of DNA from Cannabis sativa cultivar Pink pepper isolate KNU-18-1 chromosome X, ASM2916894v1, whole genome shotgun sequence:
CACCGCCTGATTTTTCATCACTCTCGATGATacattctttttcttctttaactCCCTCTTTGGCATTAAGTGCTGACAATGCTTCCTTGTGTGCTCCCACAAGTTCCATAAAATCTGTCCCGGAATTGAGAATGTCAATGTACTTACCAGCTTGGGTAATCCTTCCATCTTTCATGACCTATTGAGTACGAAAAAGAAAACATATGAATTTTCTATGCTAATATGATATCACAAAGAAATGTCCATGCCCACAACTCACTTACCAGTATAAGATCAGCAGCAGGTAAGAATTCAACTTGATGAGTAACATAAACAATTGTTTTCGAACTCAACATACCCAATATGCATTCCTGTTAACAAAGATGTAAAATACTCAATTTGTTAATATTGAAAGAAGTGTTTGTATAACAAAAATGTAAAAAACAAATCACATATCTAGATTACCCTGAAGAGATGAGAGCCTGTGTGAGCATCCACAGCACTGAAAGGATCATCAAACAAATAGATATCAGCATCTTGGTATAAGGCTCGTGCAATTTGTATCCTCTGCTTTTGTCCACCGCTCAAATTGATTCCTCTCTCCCCAATGACTGTCTGATCACCAAATGAAAGGATTTCAAGGTCCTTCTTCAAGGAACATGCTTCAAGAACCATGTCATACCTTTCTCTATCCATCTCTTTACCAAACAAAATATTCTCTTCTATCTTGCCACTCTGAATCCATGGTGACTGGGAGACATAAGCTGTTGTCCCACACAACTTAAGGGTTCCTGAGATTTTTGGAATTTCTCCTAGGATGCATGAAAGCAAGCTTGACTTGCCCGAGCCAACAGTGCCACAAATAGCAACTCTCATACCATGGAACACTTTGAAATTAATATCTTTCACTGTAGGATTTTGGGAAGTTATATCCCAAGAGAAGTTACCATCAACTATTTCAATGGCTGCATCAGAAGTACCCCTTGGAAGCCTTTCAATAACATCAGCCTGCAAGTCATCAAGACGAAGAAAAGCTGATATTCTATCAATAGAAACCTTTGTTTGTGCTATCATTGAAATCGTGTCTGGAAGACTGTAGATAGGTTCTTGAAGAATCCTGAATGTTGCAAGTGCAGACAAGATTTTCCCAGAATCAAGAGGGACCCCTAAAAGGATGCAAGTACCGAAAGTGATCACCGAAACAAATGTCGGGGCGCCCCAGAAGACAAATGAGGTCATAGCTGAAGTGTAAAGATATTTTCTCAAGCATCCTGCCTCAGATTTCCTAAGCTCCACAATCTTGGATAGAAACTTCATCTCCCACCCTTGTAACTTGAGAATCCTCATGTTCCTCAATACCTCAGACGTTGCCTTCATTCTAGTATCTTTTGATGTCATCAATTTTTGTTGATAATTCTCTTGCAATTTCCCCAAAGGAATGTTTGCCAACATAACTAGAATAGTGGCAACAAAGGTGGAGATTGCAGCAAGACCAAGATTTTTATACAAAATCACCAAGGCCAATCCAACTTGTATAATGACCATCCATGGATCATGTATGTACCAGCTGAAATCACCAATTCTTTCAGCATCAACAGTCATGAAATTGATGATCTCCCCGCTGGTGTGGCCCTGCTTTGACTGACATGAAAGAGTCAAACCCTTGTTATAGATCATAGCAACAAGTGCTGCTCGGATCCTTACTCCAATTAGCTGTGCCCTAAAAAACCAGTGCCTCTGCGAGAGGCACTCTACAATCTTAGCAACAAAAAATGCAGACACCAAAATAATTCCCTCATTTTTGAACTCCCTTCTCCCATTAAGGTATTGAACAAATGTGTCAATAAGATATGGACCAACATAAGAAGCCAGTGAATACAGAAGCACAAATAGTGCTGTCAAAAGAATCTCTCCCCAAGCTGTGAACATCAAAGCTGTCACTAACTTAAGTGAGGTAACTCTATTAATTGACCCGCAATCTGACTCAATCCTATTCCTTAAAGTTGGAAAACTCCCAACTACACTATCTCTAGTATCAAGCTGAGGAATATCCTCAAGGTCTATGGCTTTCTTATTGCCAGCTGAAATTAGAGGAGCTATCCAAGAGAAAGTAAGAAGACTGAAAAGCCCAGCTTCAGAATAAGGAGTTACAGTTGCATCTCCTATGGAGTTATTTGACACTACACCATTACCATTCAAAAGGGGTTCTTCAAGAGTGGTATCATCACCTTCTCTCTTTCCCCAGAACCCCACATATATGAAAAACAGACCAGAAATAACAGACACAACATCAGAAACAAAGGACTGAACAGCTACGGAAACTTGTTTTTTGTATAGAACAGAGTCTACAATAAGGCAATAGCAAGAAACGAATAAGAAGAAAACCCACCAAACTCTCAATAAAAATGGAAACCTTGACTGACCAgaagtagaaaatttagtgtgCAAGTAAACAGAGACTACACCCCAAGCAAGTGTCCTCATGGCTAAATCCAAAAGGGTCACTAAGTTTTCATCAGACCAACCATTCCTATACCTGTAGAAGTAGCTCAATAAACACAACACTAGATTAAATGCAGAAAGACCCAAACAAACCATTAAAGTTGGTTTATAACACAAACATCTGGCTTTCTTAACCCTCTCTTCCCGAAGACTCCCCTTGAATTTCTGGCTAATCCATGACGCAAACAACAAGAATAACAAAACAAAATGCAATGAACCCGAAAACCCACGAAGGAAAATGGGTTTCATGAGAAAATTAGCACTTGGGTACATTTTTAATGTATAGAAGTTAGAGAAAAATGAGGACATGACCTCTGTTGATGAACTCAAAAACTCCATGGTCTTTGGAGCTTCTGGCTTTGAGTGAAGATATTTCGTTTCTAAtatggaatatatatatatatatatatatatatatatatatatataaatgcgaAGGCAAGGAATACGTGGTGAGCAAGGTTCACATGGCGGAGTATCTTAATTTAATAGGTTGGCTGCAACTAGGGAGGAGATGATGGCGACTTACCATGGGAGAAGCTgagaaatataatatatatttcctAGAGGAATTTCTACACTCCATTATTAAAAAAGGGAGTTATATTTGCACCTCTTAAACTTATAAATACatcccattattaaaaaaaaatataaacttaaataatttttaaaaattactcttaatatttttttaaaattttttcttcacattattttatgttaattttaatacttattttgattttatttttataattttttctctcatgtatattttttttatttttttcttaaaaaatttcacataattttttattttaatttttttatcataatatttaaaatacactttatttttgtttgataggtatattttttaagaatatgaattgaaagaaaaaagttaaaaaaaattagtacaattaaaaatataaattttatataaaataaaaattatcaaaatggGGTGCCTTTAGAActttttggggtgtaaataaaatttcccttaaaaaaaatataaacttaaatattttttaaaagttacttttaatatttttttaaaaaaatttcttcacattattttatgttaatttcaatacttattttgattttattttcataattttttctaattcattatatatattttttttttctaagaaaatttcatataattttttattttaattttttttgtcataatatttaaaatatactttatttttgtcataatatttaaaagcaTACATTAACAATATGAAGACAGAGAATTAAATAGAGGTTGAAAAGGTAATAAATACACTTTAATGTAATATTGAGAAATACAAACACATGAGCTGTTAATTTTGACTATTAGATGGAATTACAATACTTCAGTTATTGACCGGTGGAAGGGCAAAATTGTTAATACTGACTTTCTTAAAGGGTAAAATTGTCTCCAAACTATCACCTCATTACAACACTTTTATAATAGTAagataaattgaaagaaaaaaattaaaaaaagttagtacaattaaagatataaattttatattaaattaaaattattaaaatggggtgCCTTTAAAAATTTTTggagtgtaaataaaattttccatCTTACTATTATAAATATGGCTAGTTTATGACAAATTTACCCTcataaatttaatgttattacaAATCTATTTCTTTTGTCTTTACTCTCTTTTGTTTTTACTCTTATAAGTTGAAGTCAAAAACTACCCTAATTAATCCTTAATGACAAATTTGCCCTcataaatttaatgttattacaagtctatttttttttttttttttgtctttaccCTCTTTTGTTTTTACACTGAAGTCATAAACTACACTAATTAGTCTTAAATTTAGTTTGCTTTTTGTGGTGTGGAAAAGTGATGATTCATACAAATTGAtaattatggtatttttttaaaagtttacaAAATGTGGTTTATATATTCGAAGATAAAGTTAGGAGATTTAGCCTCCGAAATTTATTGTTTAGTCCTATTcctaaatcataaataataaagtttctattataataattattagaattaagatgaagttgatattttaagatttaattaaattaaattatatatctatctatctCTTACTATTATAAAAGAGACATAATAGTATGATAGTTTGTTGTCACTTTTAccttttataatattataaaattacattGATCATAAAGTTAATTTACTTGTTTAAAAAGTCAATATATAAAATCTTCTACCacatttttgtttgtttggttttttaatACAAATAAAGAGATTGTAATCtaactattatatataattatgtgtAGGGTCGGCCCTGAAAATATATGGACCCAAGACGAATTCAATTTTGGggcctataaaaaaaatatcaaaaatagaGTGTTATGGGATTTAAACCCATGACCTTAGACATTATGACATCTACAtcaaccaactaagctatatgaatatttgttgcttataatacacttaaattttacttaaataaaagcctaataattttttttatttttttattttgagcccccggaaagtgtgggccctaggcacgggcctagctcgcctatgcctagggccggccctgattATGTGAAAATTATATGTGAGTGTTGTTGATAAGTGGAAGAATATTATACCtttaatataatcataattttatttattttttttataaattgagCTAAAACATTATTTTAAGGAGCAAAATTAAAACATTTTAACTACTActtttgtatttcttttttaaCTTGTATAATAATATAAGTAGCAACTTATTTTTCTTGGATAAAACTTTCTCTGTCTTTATCAAATGTCAAATTTTTAGTATGTTTAATACTAGATTtaacttttctttttaataaatatatgctACAATTAACTTGAGCACAATATCACTTTGCTATTCCATATTTTTGCTTTTTATATTTTGCTATTACATATATTTGTTAATGTATGAGTGGGTCTTaccatttaaaatattattttagatataTTTGTAAGAAACACTCAAACTATTATATTACTTAAGTATCTAAGTTATTTTTTAGCagcaaaaataccaaaattattatatttgtagcacataaatatctaaattattttttttacaatcaaAAACACCTAAATCATTAATATTTAAGTACGTAAGTTGttagttttttattattaaagtttttaaattattaacagATTTAACACTACGTATGCAAAGTACTTAAATTATTAACAGATTTGACACTACGATATTacgatatttataattttctaaaaaatttatagGTCGACTAATAGTAGTAATATCGTAAGAAACTTCTTTGGTGCACCGATGCACTTCCTTAATATTTTGGTATTCAagagaattttttagtcaattaattttttttatagtcgtgtacattgtagttatttaagatatcttgcaaaattttaaaattaagaataacttataataatataaaaagtaaTGTTCAAATAATCTATAATGCCCATAAAAATTTGTTCCTTATACttgtatttttaatataataataaaatatgtatttataatttgcacaataattaaaatgcaaaaagaaaaatatataaatttttattacaattatttataaaagctaatcaaaatataaataaaattgaacaTAAAGAGTTAGGCACGTGCATTGCACGTGTAGCCTCACTTAGTATAATATAAAAAGTTTTGGAtaagcaattttatttgaatgaAACGTATACTaaactaatttataattatgtacaattaataattaattaaactcatcTTATTAGGTACCTTATATACATAGCTTTATGACACATGCACACAcataaattaatacaaaaataattaaattatgagTACAATTATAGAACATCAGTGGTATCTAACAGTATATAGAGGTGGTACCCTATTATTATttatcaatattttttaaaaattattatagtgaAGAAATTACTAAATATCACCACTGTCttttagtatttttcataaattaaaAGAGCTTAGAATTAAGACTTAAATGAacctatattataatttttaaaaaacacattttttattttattttttaccaacaattaattaataatatacacGTGCATATATCAAAGAAATTCCCATCTACATATCTTGTCTCTttctaataatttcatttattatttatttatctattataACTCATCCACACCTACCTTTATATAGAGAGAGGTACATACATATAACATAACCACATCAATTGCAACCAATCTTGAtctagagagaaaaagagagaaaatatatctatatatatatatatacacccaATTAATTAGTTTCTACTCactaattaaaacaaaaatgttGAAGCCTCATGTTCAagttactagtatatatatagaaatgtaTACGTGTGCATCGTCAGAGGAAGGAAAGAGCAGTGAAGCTACAAAGTCCACCACCGATGAGGGACCTGAACCCCTTTCTGATTTCTCTCTAATAAAATTAGGAGAATTGCTAGAGGGCATCAGTGGTGCCTAGTACTCTCTTTAGTGTCATAccgttattagtgtaattaaatagAGGGTcccatataacttaagaaaataagttttagagaatatcgctaaccaattaTAGAGTGACACCTATAGAAGGTGCTAGGTACCACTGgtgcccaataacaatgctAATAAAACTAGGCAATATAATACACAAACTTTAATCATGTTCCCTAAAGACACTCTTTAATTGAAATAAGGagtgaaatttgaaaaaataaactacaactatataaaaaaatgattctttataataaaaaataaataaagtgttCTAGAATATCTCTAATGGTAATTTCTATATTTATCTAAATTTTAgctaaaatagttaaaaaaaactaaaataaaaagttatttttattatttttgctcTAAACATGCTCCCTACTTtagttaatattttattattttaataatattttataatttaaatatattaaacataaattaatttgactaaacaataaaaaatgtagtaatatttttgattaaactaatattaaaaaaatttagcaaaaaaaaaaaaaaatatagctcCCTATATTTAGGGAGCTTCTTATCCATTCTATTATAGAGAGTCATTTTTTTTCATGGTtagagtttatttttttttaagactcACTCTCAATTTTAGTTGAAGAGTATGTTTAGAGAGCATGGTTGAAGATGCTATGTTACGAGCtccctaatttttttaatagtattttaatcaaaaatattattatttttctattattttataaaattaatttatatttggaaattttaaattataaaaaattattaaattatttaaatactaaTTATAGTAAAGAGCATACTTAgagcaacaacaataaaaatgaCTATTTATTTTGACTTTTTAGCTATTttagctaaaaaaaatatataaagtatCATAGGAGATGCTCTTATAGTTAGTTAGAACATATTGATATCACAGAGTACACATCACTATGAGGTGATGCACTATAAATAGTTAGGACATTTATGGAAAGTGGTGATATAATTAGAGGTAATTAGACATTTTGGTATATTTGTATGACAATATAATTATACTATAACAGTGTAATGGGAGATAACGGTTCCAATTATATCTCCAATTTTTATGGCTTCTATAAGAATTGAGTGTAattatagtttttattttaaatattaactgctaaaaatattatttttctgcgtaattactaactattttgttaaataaaatattaaaaatttatatgtaattataaCTCTTTATCTAAATAcatattgtattttaaaatatagtgtaattactaatcTAATAATTATATAGTTACTTTCATATGTATTCTTagcaattttttataatttttattaaaataaaataagtaagattagatattaaattacactaataacaaTATCATTCTTCCCAAAGGAACTTCCCACCATATGTGGTGTCATATAACATATCTCTGATGGTTATTGGTTATAGTTGtccaataataattaatatgggGATTGTGTTTGTATCTACAATATAAGTTTTTTTTGTCCTTCCTTGTCACATGATGAATATGGTCCCAAGTTACATGACACTAGCCAAAACTTGtgaaatattttgtattttgtttatttaaaaagatagtcttttaaatttcaattaaatgaaaaagtagtctctctcttttcttttctttttttttttttgtttgtaaatAAGAGTTGAAACGTTACTATGGCAAATATAGTTAAACAATCacaatccattttttttttttttgaaagaaaggttgtatcatattaaattaaatcagcTGTTACAGGAgtactaataaatctaggacaaGCATCTGTCCACAAATCGACCCCAACAGAACTAGTAACAGACTTTGCTAGTGCGTGGGCCACACCATTCGCAACACGCGGAATGGTACAACAAGAACCACCACCAACATCAGCTAAGAGAGAAATAATCTCCTCAACAATAGgtttatacataaaaatagacTTAGGAAAAAAAATCCATGAATGAACAACCGTAGAATCCGTCTCCACTCTTACCAACTCGTACCCCAACATGGACGCCCACCGCAACCCATCACGCAAAGCCAGTAGCTCTGCCACCGCTACCTGAAACTCCCCAACCCCACCCACCGCCCAGGCCGCCCACACCTCACCATCTCCACCCCGAACAACTCCCCCAAACCCTGCAAATCCTCTACCTGGAGTAACCGCCGCATCGACCGATAACACAAACTCTCCCCTCAAAGGAGGCCGCCACCTACACGGCCCAGCCAAACCACCAACATGCCCAGCCCTCCTACCATCTCCCCCAACACTCACAATCCATTTTGAATCTCCAATTTCACTAAAAATGCATTCTTTTTCCGATGAAAACGGCATTAGAagacattaaaaaataattaaattttataaagtaattttttttcaccAACTACTCTTTTTCCAAATTGTTGACTACACACTTAAATAGACTACGTTGTAAAATAGTTATacacaaaatgatatatatatatatatatggcaaAGGATTCCGTGCCGCTTGTACTGCCTGCGGAAGAAGTGACGCACTGtcacacataattttttttttttctttttactgtTATATATTCTGAATCATTTCTATCTCATTAATACAACTTTAGccaatttatttactttttttatttgtattttttgtcaTTATATTGGACAATTtagtaattttatattataaatgttGTTTTTTATTGTGTAATGTAGTTTTGTCCCTTTCtaatattatgatgtcatacaATACACAAtaactatcttttttttttttttttgacaaaacacaATAACTATCTTAAAACACACAATACTTTTTAAAAGATTCACATTATTTTGTtggtttttataaaaattaatttttttttagaaaaaaaaaattagagtgcAATTAAGGtactttttttttagtaaatgcatatacatgaaaaaaaaaaaagaataattacattATGTTAATGAGTTAATATTTAGGGGTAAATAGCAGCATAAGTACCTAAAGTTTTATGTTtattagcggcataagtacccaatgtttgtaaaactgtaattttcttccaGTTTTGTCAATACAGActctgttttgaatttattaaaagaacattTGGAAGCAACTGATACTATATATTTCTATCTAGACCCGATGATCAAAAATTTAGGCTTTATATGTGCCCTGTTTAAGACAATATCAGAGTCTGTACtgacaaaattagagaaaaattacagttttacaaacattgggtacttatgccgctaaaaataaacattgggtttatgccgcttacaaacataaaactttgggtacttatgctaCTATTTAccctaatatttatttattttttttaaataaactctgttatttaaatgttttaaaataatatcatttatactagcttattatttatttttttaataagtttttttgacAGATAGATGAGTattacataatttaaaaaaaaatatatgtaatttaattaataaatttaacaaCTTATAATGTCATCATTCACAAACcacaataactaaaataattccatcatttatttatttatttacaaattgataggcattaataattattaacgGTGATTGCAGTGTCACTCTCCCATAATGTCGCATTAGGTCTTGAAAAATCATACAATATTTGTATTCAAACTTATTCAAATTTGAATAGCAAGATTTAtcaataagataaaaaaattcaattatatgtgttataaatt
This window harbors:
- the LOC115711627 gene encoding ABC transporter C family member 3, whose protein sequence is MEFLSSSTEVMSSFFSNFYTLKMYPSANFLMKPIFLRGFSGSLHFVLLFLLFASWISQKFKGSLREERVKKARCLCYKPTLMVCLGLSAFNLVLCLLSYFYRYRNGWSDENLVTLLDLAMRTLAWGVVSVYLHTKFSTSGQSRFPFLLRVWWVFFLFVSCYCLIVDSVLYKKQVSVAVQSFVSDVVSVISGLFFIYVGFWGKREGDDTTLEEPLLNGNGVVSNNSIGDATVTPYSEAGLFSLLTFSWIAPLISAGNKKAIDLEDIPQLDTRDSVVGSFPTLRNRIESDCGSINRVTSLKLVTALMFTAWGEILLTALFVLLYSLASYVGPYLIDTFVQYLNGRREFKNEGIILVSAFFVAKIVECLSQRHWFFRAQLIGVRIRAALVAMIYNKGLTLSCQSKQGHTSGEIINFMTVDAERIGDFSWYIHDPWMVIIQVGLALVILYKNLGLAAISTFVATILVMLANIPLGKLQENYQQKLMTSKDTRMKATSEVLRNMRILKLQGWEMKFLSKIVELRKSEAGCLRKYLYTSAMTSFVFWGAPTFVSVITFGTCILLGVPLDSGKILSALATFRILQEPIYSLPDTISMIAQTKVSIDRISAFLRLDDLQADVIERLPRGTSDAAIEIVDGNFSWDITSQNPTVKDINFKVFHGMRVAICGTVGSGKSSLLSCILGEIPKISGTLKLCGTTAYVSQSPWIQSGKIEENILFGKEMDRERYDMVLEACSLKKDLEILSFGDQTVIGERGINLSGGQKQRIQIARALYQDADIYLFDDPFSAVDAHTGSHLFRECILGMLSSKTIVYVTHQVEFLPAADLILVMKDGRITQAGKYIDILNSGTDFMELVGAHKEALSALNAKEGVKEEKECIIESDEKSGGASELMKKEEPKSNEPKGQLVQEEEREKGQVGFSVYWKYITTAYGGALVPLILLAQVLFQGLQIGSNYWMAWASPASADEKPLVDNTTLIVVYVILAIGSSLCVLMRSTLLATTSYKTATLLFNKMHECIFRAPMSFFDSTPSGRILNRASTDQSAVDLNIAYQVASFAFSMIQLLGIIIVMCQVAWQVFIVFIPIIATCIWYEQYYIPSARELARLVGVCKAPVIQHFAETISGSTTIRSFDQELRFQETNMKLMDGYSRPKFSIAGAMEWLCFRLDMLSAITFAFSLILLISVPEGAIDPGIAGLAVTYGLNLNMLQAWVIWNLCQMENKIISVERILQYSSIPSEPPLVIESNRPDPSWPSHGEVNIHDLQVRYAPHMPLVLRGLTCTFPGGLKTGIVGRTGSGKSTLIQTLFRIVDPAAGQIVIDGINISSIGLHDLRSRLSIIPQDPTMFEGTVRSNLDPLEEYTDEKIWEALDKCQLGDEVRKKEGKLDSAVTENGENWSMGQRQLVCLGRVLLKKSKVLVLDEATASVDTATDNLIQQTLRQHFSDCTVITIAHRITSVLDSDMVLLLSHGLIEEFDSPERLLENKASSFAQLVAEYTMRSNSDF